The Symphalangus syndactylus isolate Jambi chromosome 3, NHGRI_mSymSyn1-v2.1_pri, whole genome shotgun sequence genome has a segment encoding these proteins:
- the NUP42 gene encoding nucleoporin NUP42 isoform X4: MYHFATEEHNMFLVLNRNAFGRYIPTCLQRSMVPTVLSDVKDGVNQAAPAFGFGSSQAATFVSPSFPVNNSSSDNAQNFSFKTNSGFAAASSGSPAGFGSSPAFGAAASTSSGISTSAPAFGFGKPEVTSAASFSFKSPAASSFGSPGFSGLPTSLATGPVRAPVAPAFGGGSSVAGFGSPGSHSHTAFSKPSSDTFGNSSISSSLSASSSIIATDNVLFTPRDKLTVEELEQFQSKKFTLGKIPLKPPPLELLNI, encoded by the exons ATGTATCATTTTGCGACTGAAGAACACAATATGTTCCTTGTCTTAAACAGAAATGCCTTTGGAAGATATATACCCACCTGTCTCCAACGATCTATGGTCCCAACTGTA ctctcTGATGTAAAGGATGGAGTAAATCAAGCAGCACCTGCATTTGGATTTGGCAGTAGTCAAGCAGCAACATTTGTGTCACCAA gCTTTCCAGTCAATAACAGCAGCAGTGATAATGCTCAGAACTTTAGCTTTAAAACAAACTCTGGATTTGCTGCTGCCTCTTCTGGAAGCCCTGCTGGTTTTGGGAGTTCCCCAGCATTTGGAGCTGCAGCCTCTACCAGTTCAGGTATCTCTACTTCTGCTCCAGCTTTTGGATTTGGGAAACCTGAAGTCACATCGGCTGCATCATTTTCATTCAAAAGCCCTGCAGCTTCCAGTTTTGGATCACCTGGATTTTCAGGACTTCCAACTTCCTTGGCAACAGGTCCTGTCAGAGCTCCAGTGGCCCCAGCCTTTGGAGGTGGCAGTTCTGTGGCTGGTTTTGGTAGTCCGGGCTCACATTCTCACACTGCTTTTTCTAAGCCATCCAGTGACACTTTTGGAAATAGCAGCATAtcctcttctctctcagcctcAAGCAGCATCATTGCAACAGATAATGTGTTATTCACACCCAGAGATAAACTAACAGTAGAAGAACTGGAACAATTTCAATCCAAGAAATTTACTCTGGGAAAAATTCCATTAAAGCCTCCACCTCTGGaacttctaaatatttaa